The proteins below are encoded in one region of Leptospira terpstrae serovar Hualin str. LT 11-33 = ATCC 700639:
- a CDS encoding LA_0442/LA_0875 N-terminal domain-containing protein, protein MKKILFLSLLILLSFPLLAVNTVILKNGKTLKGKVTDQNERGLTVQTTEGAQTITKSQILKVIYKDVSDQEAEKIRIAEEKKLKEKEEKEKAKLEKERLLAEAKEQKRLEEEAKLAEQTRLAEEKNKETQAEREARAEAEWLATRKLGPSPAATQCGGRLALIWRSALIPGWGQYCGGYTVSAGTFGTLFFGTLLYSLGPLRTGEQNAKSHYDSMVLLNQIGGPGTRFNAQNVSLPSEFIGGFVETSITEDLIAKSKNEAKEANAKYLAGLGTAGIIYITNVVHAFMIGRDRYPDRPTVSTGGKQFKDGLDWETGWDKPYSITGIRPQTNSIYAEVRYSILF, encoded by the coding sequence ATGAAAAAAATACTATTCTTATCTCTCCTCATCCTTCTTTCCTTCCCCCTACTCGCAGTCAATACCGTCATCCTTAAAAACGGGAAAACACTCAAAGGAAAGGTGACGGACCAAAACGAACGTGGACTCACTGTCCAAACTACAGAGGGTGCACAAACGATAACTAAATCTCAGATTTTAAAAGTAATCTATAAAGATGTAAGCGACCAAGAAGCAGAAAAAATTCGAATCGCTGAAGAGAAAAAACTAAAAGAAAAAGAAGAGAAAGAAAAAGCAAAACTAGAAAAGGAACGTTTGCTTGCAGAAGCCAAAGAACAAAAACGTTTAGAAGAAGAAGCTAAACTTGCAGAACAAACAAGACTTGCTGAAGAAAAAAACAAAGAGACACAAGCAGAAAGAGAAGCAAGAGCCGAAGCAGAATGGCTTGCCACAAGAAAATTAGGTCCCTCTCCGGCAGCCACCCAATGCGGAGGCCGACTAGCTTTGATTTGGCGATCTGCTTTAATCCCTGGATGGGGGCAATATTGTGGAGGTTATACTGTATCAGCGGGGACATTTGGCACTTTATTTTTCGGAACTCTATTGTATTCACTTGGTCCACTTCGCACTGGTGAACAAAATGCAAAGTCACATTACGACTCCATGGTTTTACTCAACCAAATCGGTGGTCCAGGCACCAGATTCAATGCACAAAATGTAAGTTTGCCTTCGGAATTCATTGGAGGATTTGTGGAAACTTCGATTACAGAAGATCTCATTGCAAAAAGTAAAAATGAAGCAAAAGAGGCAAATGCCAAATACCTAGCGGGGCTTGGCACTGCGGGAATCATTTATATTACGAATGTAGTTCATGCCTTTATGATCGGACGTGACCGATATCCAGACCGCCCTACTGTCAGCACAGGTGGAAAACAATTTAAGGATGGTTTGGATTGGGAAACTGGATGGGACAAACCTTATTCTATCACTGGCATTCGACCTCAAACGAACTCCATCTATGCGGAAGTTCGGTATTCCATTCTATTCTAA
- a CDS encoding alpha/beta hydrolase, with translation MKKILSLFIIILTFFLLGAGYFFSSSIVSFPITTLEEDKTKLNINSVVEFGLPEPESIRFQNGILRLRGWYFKNPKRKKCGVVLLHGHKRTRYGVLKYAPLFWKQGCSLFMYDARHHGESAGEYGTYGFYEKSDLERAIEFFSEISTVPEEKIGIFGASFGAATALQYAEGRNDFAFVIADSPYMDMRSIVEKRAVDLYSPLILFLSPIALSIAEIRADFLVDEVSPKKAAKYIFQPVLLIHSNSDEITPVSHSEEIFQNLKSNRKQLFITDWGASHCKSIDTRYKEYESIVNSFLKENTTFLK, from the coding sequence ATGAAAAAGATTCTCAGTTTATTTATAATCATTCTCACCTTTTTTCTGCTAGGTGCAGGTTATTTTTTTTCATCTTCCATTGTATCCTTTCCCATCACTACCTTAGAAGAAGATAAGACGAAATTAAACATCAATTCCGTTGTCGAATTTGGACTGCCCGAGCCAGAATCCATTCGATTCCAAAACGGAATTTTACGTCTTCGCGGTTGGTATTTTAAAAATCCTAAACGTAAAAAATGCGGTGTGGTTTTACTTCACGGGCACAAACGAACTCGATATGGTGTTTTAAAATACGCACCCTTATTTTGGAAACAAGGCTGCAGTTTGTTTATGTACGATGCTCGCCATCATGGGGAGAGTGCAGGAGAATACGGAACGTACGGATTTTATGAAAAAAGTGATTTGGAACGTGCGATTGAATTTTTTTCAGAAATTAGCACGGTTCCGGAAGAAAAAATAGGGATTTTTGGTGCTTCTTTCGGTGCTGCGACTGCTTTGCAATATGCGGAAGGTCGTAATGATTTTGCTTTTGTCATTGCTGATTCACCTTATATGGACATGCGCTCGATCGTAGAAAAAAGGGCCGTTGACTTGTATTCCCCCCTGATCTTATTTCTTTCTCCCATTGCGCTTTCGATCGCAGAAATTCGAGCTGACTTCCTTGTGGATGAAGTCTCCCCGAAAAAGGCAGCAAAGTACATATTCCAACCAGTTCTTCTTATCCATTCTAATTCTGATGAAATCACACCGGTTTCTCATTCGGAAGAGATTTTTCAAAATTTAAAATCAAACAGAAAACAGTTGTTCATTACTGACTGGGGAGCTAGCCACTGTAAGTCGATTGATACTCGCTATAAGGAGTATGAGTCAATTGTGAATTCCTTTTTAAAGGAAAATACAACCTTTCTCAAATAA
- a CDS encoding CsgG/HfaB family protein, protein MKLYLACLSLLLSLTFTNCRTMDVAVQYPESGKTDLGISKVAVLLFDIEEAKWGDEFTDAVSLQIAKLLPVKVIEREQLSKVVNEQSFSKTGIIDTQTAVRLGKVLGVDALVFGRGSALKKYDEKGKLIPNLVDTVSLKVVHIESGHVIVNARKKPGADWTMGRILQYSLGFGFVWSREDILISTSQYDFVAESLVERIATEIRK, encoded by the coding sequence ATGAAACTATATTTAGCGTGCCTTTCCCTCCTCCTGAGCCTCACATTTACAAACTGTCGTACCATGGATGTCGCCGTCCAATATCCGGAATCAGGAAAAACGGATCTAGGAATTTCCAAAGTGGCTGTATTGCTTTTTGACATTGAAGAGGCGAAATGGGGAGATGAGTTTACCGATGCCGTATCCTTGCAAATTGCAAAACTCCTTCCCGTCAAGGTCATAGAAAGGGAACAACTTTCCAAAGTGGTAAACGAACAAAGTTTTTCAAAAACGGGGATCATTGACACACAAACAGCTGTTCGCCTAGGAAAAGTTTTAGGTGTGGATGCACTCGTTTTTGGTAGAGGATCTGCACTCAAAAAATATGATGAAAAAGGAAAACTCATCCCCAATTTAGTGGATACTGTCTCCTTGAAAGTAGTACATATCGAATCAGGACATGTCATTGTCAATGCTCGCAAAAAACCAGGTGCCGATTGGACTATGGGTCGAATTTTACAATACAGTTTGGGATTTGGATTTGTCTGGAGCCGAGAGGATATTTTAATTTCGACAAGCCAATACGACTTCGTTGCTGAAAGTTTAGTGGAACGCATTGCTACAGAAATTCGTAAATAG
- a CDS encoding Dps family protein, translating to MMKINIGIPEEERSAISESLKKLLADTYTLYQKTHSYHWNVTGPMFQTLHILFMTQYTELWNAIDPIAERIRSLGYYAPMGGWEFAKYSSIAEDKEVPKAKEMIKHLVEGNEAVIRTARAAYEPAEKGNDQATLDLLTQRLDIHEKTAWMLRSLLED from the coding sequence ATCATGAAAATTAATATTGGAATTCCAGAAGAAGAAAGAAGTGCAATCTCAGAGTCATTAAAAAAACTTTTGGCAGATACGTACACTTTGTACCAAAAAACACATAGTTACCATTGGAACGTTACAGGGCCTATGTTCCAAACTCTACATATTTTGTTTATGACGCAGTATACAGAACTTTGGAATGCAATCGACCCCATTGCAGAAAGAATCAGATCCTTAGGATATTATGCACCTATGGGTGGATGGGAGTTTGCAAAGTATTCCAGTATCGCAGAAGATAAAGAAGTTCCTAAGGCTAAAGAAATGATCAAACATTTAGTGGAAGGAAATGAAGCAGTCATTCGTACCGCAAGAGCGGCTTACGAACCAGCAGAAAAAGGAAATGACCAAGCTACTTTGGATTTACTCACACAGAGACTTGACATTCATGAAAAAACTGCTTGGATGTTGCGTTCTTTACTCGAAGATTAG
- a CDS encoding alpha/beta fold hydrolase: MKLSFKHYPFLKGTENQKSIGDIIILHGLFGSSKNWVTVAKALSEFGSVYTIDQRNHGDSPHSSEHSIKLMSEDLEEFFTDHQIKNPILLGHSMGGLVAMYFDFTHQGVLKALVVQDIAPRSYPFAYDNEIQSMLFPLDGFNSRTAIDQEMAKYLPDTFIRQFLQMSLDRLDTGEYRWKLNVAGLNQARRVFDHPFPEKIFSNTITLFILGGASEYITVKDKLLIQETFSHLTMVSIPGGGHYIHYTHQKEYLENLLQWFQNQQQKENT; this comes from the coding sequence TTGAAATTAAGTTTTAAACATTATCCATTTTTAAAAGGTACGGAAAATCAAAAATCAATCGGCGATATTATCATATTGCACGGGTTATTCGGTTCTTCGAAAAATTGGGTTACAGTGGCTAAGGCCCTTTCTGAATTTGGATCTGTTTATACCATCGACCAAAGAAATCACGGCGACTCTCCTCATAGTTCTGAACATTCCATTAAGCTGATGTCAGAAGATTTAGAAGAATTTTTCACAGACCATCAAATCAAAAATCCAATTTTACTTGGGCATTCTATGGGTGGGCTTGTGGCTATGTACTTTGATTTTACTCATCAGGGTGTTTTGAAGGCACTTGTAGTACAGGACATTGCACCTAGATCCTATCCCTTTGCCTATGACAATGAAATTCAATCGATGTTGTTCCCATTGGATGGATTTAACTCCCGAACTGCAATTGACCAAGAGATGGCAAAGTATTTACCTGATACTTTCATTCGTCAGTTTTTACAGATGAGTTTGGATCGGTTAGATACGGGCGAATATCGATGGAAACTGAATGTAGCCGGATTAAATCAGGCGCGTCGAGTTTTTGATCATCCTTTCCCAGAGAAGATATTTTCTAATACCATAACTTTGTTTATACTTGGTGGGGCTTCGGAATACATAACGGTGAAAGATAAGTTATTGATTCAGGAAACTTTCTCTCATTTAACCATGGTAAGTATTCCTGGAGGTGGACATTACATCCACTACACTCATCAGAAAGAGTATTTGGAAAATTTACTTCAGTGGTTTCAAAATCAACAGCAAAAAGAAAACACTTGA
- a CDS encoding SH3 domain-containing protein: MNSRPLLKMIRRGLVFSLFFSSLLAAPTIQEKTKQTKPSEIYKRDSNTQIVIPVIGLNLHLFADQKSDVLRKLKFGESVTFDRDSLESPKEDWIPVKLEDGLSGFIKRSVVRSVPPKQYLSTLLFEAERMILSKNIDFVAKQEITDSIFQVSGSGKYTGDDFIFLRAKAGFFLKKTVDLMNEKSIKPDNDPSTLEFLKRHQTKLLYDYSSGKYYVDSNYFWKLLESYPKTKHSDYAGYLASESIPLVDCGTDLKCRLEEMRKGKLRYIYLFPTGNYVNLYTKDLVANLYSMTKDPDSIPCFLPVSEGIKSEINQMIRYTSEIGPREKKQILPHLQILKKECFR; encoded by the coding sequence ATGAATTCCCGCCCTTTACTGAAAATGATTCGTAGAGGGTTGGTTTTTTCTCTTTTTTTCAGCTCGCTTTTGGCAGCACCGACGATCCAGGAAAAAACCAAACAAACAAAACCATCCGAAATTTATAAACGTGATTCGAACACTCAAATTGTAATCCCTGTCATAGGTTTAAATTTACATTTGTTTGCTGACCAGAAAAGTGACGTTCTGCGTAAACTTAAGTTTGGCGAATCTGTTACTTTTGATCGAGACTCACTAGAAAGCCCAAAAGAAGATTGGATTCCAGTAAAGTTAGAAGATGGCCTTTCTGGTTTTATCAAACGTTCTGTGGTGCGATCTGTCCCTCCTAAACAATATCTTTCTACTTTGTTGTTTGAAGCAGAACGAATGATTTTGTCGAAGAACATTGATTTTGTGGCAAAACAGGAAATTACGGATTCCATATTTCAAGTTTCCGGCTCTGGAAAGTATACTGGAGATGATTTTATCTTTCTTCGTGCAAAAGCAGGCTTTTTTCTAAAGAAAACAGTGGATCTTATGAACGAAAAAAGTATCAAACCTGATAATGATCCTTCTACTCTAGAATTTTTAAAACGTCACCAAACCAAGTTATTGTATGATTATTCATCAGGGAAATATTACGTTGATTCAAATTACTTTTGGAAACTTCTCGAGTCTTATCCTAAAACAAAACATTCTGATTATGCTGGTTATTTAGCTTCAGAAAGTATTCCTCTTGTAGATTGTGGGACCGATTTAAAATGCAGATTGGAAGAGATGCGGAAGGGAAAACTTCGTTATATATATCTTTTTCCTACAGGTAATTATGTAAATTTATACACTAAGGATTTGGTAGCAAATTTGTATTCTATGACGAAGGATCCAGATTCCATTCCTTGTTTTTTGCCAGTGAGTGAAGGAATCAAATCGGAAATCAACCAAATGATTCGGTATACCTCAGAAATTGGACCTAGAGAAAAAAAACAAATCCTCCCTCATTTGCAAATTTTAAAGAAAGAATGTTTTCGATGA
- a CDS encoding pyridoxal phosphate-dependent aminotransferase encodes MKLVARRLDVVEPSPTLAITAKANQLKASGLDVVGFGAGEPDFDTPTHIKEAAKKAMDQGKTKYTPVSGTVSLKEAIIRKFETENGLKYEKNQIIVGTGGKQVLYNFFMATLNPGDEVIIPAPYWVSYADIVRLAEGTPVIVPTDISSGFKITADQLEKAITPKTKVFIFNSPSNPTGAAYTRSDVEALVKVLEPKDIVTVSDDIYEKIIYDGLEFVNPAMISAKMKEKTFVVNGVSKAYSMTGWRIGYGAGNAEIVKNMDTMQGQSTSNASSISQAAAEAALAGDQTPVAEMLKAFDKRRKLIVGLLREIPGVECRMPEGAFYAFPYITGVYETKGFQKLVAEKKESSYSKLFCDILLDKYNVAAVPGIAFGDDKAIRLSYALGEKDIEKGVARIKQMVEDLQK; translated from the coding sequence ATGAAACTTGTAGCAAGACGACTGGATGTCGTAGAACCTTCCCCCACACTCGCGATCACTGCGAAAGCAAACCAATTGAAAGCGAGTGGACTTGACGTTGTTGGATTTGGTGCAGGAGAACCTGACTTTGATACGCCAACGCATATCAAAGAAGCTGCCAAAAAAGCAATGGATCAGGGGAAAACCAAATACACTCCCGTGAGTGGAACTGTTTCTTTGAAAGAGGCAATCATTCGTAAATTCGAAACCGAAAACGGTCTGAAATACGAAAAGAACCAAATCATCGTAGGAACAGGGGGAAAACAGGTTCTCTACAATTTTTTTATGGCTACTCTCAATCCTGGAGATGAAGTCATCATTCCTGCACCGTATTGGGTGAGTTATGCGGACATCGTTCGCCTTGCGGAAGGAACTCCTGTGATTGTGCCAACGGATATTTCCAGTGGATTTAAAATCACAGCAGACCAATTGGAAAAAGCGATTACTCCTAAAACAAAAGTTTTTATTTTTAACTCTCCTTCGAATCCAACAGGAGCCGCTTACACTCGTTCGGATGTAGAAGCATTGGTAAAAGTTTTGGAACCAAAAGATATTGTTACCGTGTCGGATGATATCTATGAAAAAATCATTTATGATGGATTGGAATTTGTAAATCCAGCGATGATTTCAGCTAAGATGAAGGAAAAAACCTTTGTAGTGAATGGAGTGTCCAAAGCTTATTCCATGACAGGATGGAGGATTGGATATGGGGCAGGGAATGCAGAGATTGTGAAAAACATGGATACCATGCAAGGCCAATCGACAAGCAACGCCTCTTCCATTTCGCAGGCAGCTGCAGAAGCGGCACTCGCTGGCGACCAAACTCCTGTAGCCGAAATGCTAAAAGCATTTGATAAACGTCGTAAACTTATCGTGGGACTATTACGTGAGATCCCGGGTGTGGAATGTCGGATGCCAGAAGGTGCTTTTTATGCTTTCCCTTACATCACTGGTGTTTATGAAACTAAAGGTTTCCAAAAATTAGTGGCAGAGAAAAAAGAAAGTTCTTACTCCAAACTTTTTTGTGATATTTTACTCGATAAATACAATGTCGCTGCAGTTCCTGGAATTGCTTTCGGAGATGATAAAGCCATTCGATTGTCTTATGCGTTAGGTGAAAAAGACATTGAAAAAGGTGTGGCTCGCATCAAACAAATGGTTGAGGATTTACAAAAGTAA
- a CDS encoding DNA repair helicase XPB — protein sequence MTKPLTVQSDKTMLLEVDNPEFEACRDLIAKFAELEKSPEYMHTYRISPLSLWNAASIKMTAEEIIEGLTKFARYSVPKNVMNEVREQISRYGKVKLVKEESGELYIISNEKGFITEIANNRAVQPFVDGMEGDKIRIKKEYRGHIKQALIKIGFPVEDLAGYDEGNKYPFNLRPTTKGGIKFGMRDYQRASVEAFHAGGRNEGGSGVVVLPCGAGKTIVGMGVMQIVGAETLILVTNTLSIRQWRNEILDKTDIPESDIGEYSGEMKEIKPITIATYNILTHRKKKGGDFTHFHIFSANNWGLIVYDEVHLLPAPVFRMTSELQAKRRLGLTATLVREDGLEEDVFSLIGPKKYDVPWKELEAKSWIAEANCVEIRVPMEDDLRMKYSVADDREKFRLASENPEKLRAISYILKKHSTNNILIIGQYINQLEEISQTFKIPLITGKTPLPERQELYQAFRSGQIKQLVVSKVANFSIDLPDANIAIQVSGTFGSRQEEAQRLGRILRPKSQDNTAIFYSLISRDTNEERFGQNRQLFLTEQGYEYEIYTLDQFKETVSEELLTK from the coding sequence ATGACCAAGCCACTCACCGTACAAAGTGACAAAACGATGCTTCTTGAGGTGGATAACCCAGAATTTGAAGCCTGTCGGGACCTCATTGCCAAGTTTGCCGAGCTCGAAAAAAGCCCGGAATATATGCATACTTATCGCATTTCTCCACTTTCTTTGTGGAACGCTGCCTCCATTAAAATGACTGCCGAAGAGATCATTGAAGGTTTAACTAAATTTGCCCGTTATTCCGTTCCTAAAAACGTTATGAATGAAGTGCGAGAACAAATCTCGCGTTACGGAAAAGTGAAACTGGTAAAAGAAGAATCTGGGGAATTGTATATCATTTCCAATGAAAAAGGATTCATTACAGAAATTGCGAACAACCGTGCCGTTCAACCCTTTGTGGATGGAATGGAAGGTGATAAAATTCGTATTAAAAAAGAATACCGCGGTCACATCAAACAAGCGTTAATCAAAATTGGTTTTCCTGTGGAAGACCTTGCAGGTTATGATGAAGGGAACAAATACCCATTCAACTTACGTCCTACTACCAAAGGTGGAATTAAGTTTGGAATGCGCGACTACCAAAGAGCATCTGTCGAAGCGTTTCATGCTGGTGGGCGAAATGAAGGGGGATCGGGTGTAGTCGTTCTTCCATGCGGTGCGGGAAAAACCATCGTGGGTATGGGGGTGATGCAAATTGTGGGAGCAGAAACTCTCATTCTCGTAACGAACACATTGTCCATTCGTCAGTGGCGAAATGAAATTTTAGACAAAACGGATATTCCTGAGTCGGACATTGGTGAGTATTCAGGTGAGATGAAAGAAATCAAACCGATCACCATTGCGACATACAATATCTTAACTCATAGAAAGAAAAAAGGTGGGGATTTTACTCACTTCCATATCTTCAGTGCCAACAATTGGGGACTCATTGTGTATGATGAGGTTCACTTATTGCCAGCTCCAGTTTTTCGTATGACATCAGAACTCCAAGCCAAACGTAGGTTAGGTCTTACTGCGACTCTTGTTCGGGAAGATGGACTAGAAGAAGATGTGTTCTCACTCATCGGTCCTAAAAAATACGATGTACCTTGGAAAGAACTCGAAGCGAAGTCTTGGATTGCAGAAGCCAATTGTGTGGAGATTCGTGTTCCAATGGAAGATGATCTTCGTATGAAATATTCTGTCGCTGATGACCGTGAAAAATTTCGTTTGGCTTCGGAAAACCCAGAGAAACTCCGTGCGATTAGTTATATTTTGAAGAAACATTCGACTAACAACATTTTGATTATTGGACAATACATCAATCAGTTGGAAGAAATTTCTCAAACTTTTAAAATCCCATTGATTACTGGAAAAACTCCACTTCCTGAAAGACAGGAACTGTACCAAGCATTTCGTTCTGGCCAAATCAAACAACTTGTGGTGTCAAAGGTGGCAAACTTCTCGATCGACTTACCAGATGCCAACATTGCCATCCAGGTGTCGGGAACTTTTGGTTCTAGACAAGAAGAGGCGCAAAGGCTTGGTCGGATCCTTCGTCCGAAGTCCCAAGACAATACAGCCATTTTTTACTCACTGATTTCGCGTGATACCAATGAAGAGAGGTTTGGACAAAACAGGCAGCTTTTTCTCACCGAACAAGGGTATGAATATGAAATTTATACTTTGGATCAGTTTAAAGAAACTGTATCGGAAGAATTACTCACTAAATAG
- the dusA gene encoding tRNA dihydrouridine(20/20a) synthase DusA: MLPQVPISRISVAPMMDWTDRHYRFFMRLISKHALLYTEMVTTGAILRGKDNHRYLDFSKEEHPVALQLGGDSPSALGECAKIGEDYGYDEINLNIGCPSDRVQSGSFGACLMKEPDLVAEMVAVCKSKVKIPVTVKHRIGVNGKESYEDLQDFVSKIRAAGVDQIIVHARIAILEGLSPKENRTIPPLRYEDVYRLKKDFSDLSIVINGGIKTHEEIGNHLTKVDGVMIGRAAYDNPFLFSEVDSLYYHSNETCRTREEVLSELIPYVHFVLKKEGKIHFVLRHLLGLYHGEKGAREYRKFLTDRMHQSSASEFIIKEYLSLR, translated from the coding sequence TTGTTACCACAGGTTCCTATCAGTCGAATTTCCGTCGCTCCGATGATGGACTGGACTGATAGGCATTACCGCTTCTTTATGCGGTTAATCTCCAAACATGCACTTTTATATACAGAGATGGTTACTACTGGTGCCATCCTACGTGGAAAAGACAATCATAGATACCTAGATTTTTCTAAAGAAGAACATCCCGTCGCCCTTCAGTTAGGTGGTGATTCGCCGAGCGCTCTTGGTGAATGTGCCAAAATAGGGGAAGATTACGGATATGATGAAATCAATTTGAATATAGGTTGTCCCTCCGACAGGGTCCAAAGTGGAAGTTTTGGGGCTTGTCTTATGAAAGAACCAGACCTTGTGGCCGAGATGGTGGCAGTCTGTAAGTCCAAAGTAAAGATTCCCGTGACTGTAAAACATCGAATCGGCGTAAATGGAAAAGAAAGTTACGAAGACTTACAGGATTTTGTATCTAAGATCCGAGCCGCTGGTGTAGACCAAATCATAGTCCATGCAAGGATCGCTATTTTAGAAGGGTTGTCTCCCAAAGAAAATCGAACCATCCCACCACTTCGGTATGAAGATGTCTATCGACTCAAAAAAGATTTTTCCGATCTGTCCATTGTCATTAACGGGGGAATCAAAACCCATGAGGAAATTGGTAATCACCTAACTAAAGTAGATGGTGTGATGATCGGGCGGGCGGCCTATGACAATCCTTTTCTTTTTAGCGAAGTAGACTCTCTGTATTATCATTCGAATGAGACTTGTAGAACCAGGGAAGAGGTTTTATCGGAACTGATTCCTTATGTTCATTTTGTACTAAAAAAAGAAGGAAAGATTCATTTTGTCCTGCGCCACCTTTTGGGTTTATACCACGGAGAAAAAGGGGCAAGGGAATACCGAAAATTTCTTACCGATAGAATGCACCAAAGTTCAGCCAGTGAATTTATTATAAAAGAATACCTTTCTTTGCGTTAA